From a single Aureimonas sp. AU20 genomic region:
- a CDS encoding cytochrome b yields MLHNREPTAIRYPSSIRVLHWTRAVLILGLLACGWFMTGREEGDAVAAFLYPNHKQFGVLVWLLALVHLTLRWRMRSTLPQEPHGLKPWERFLSATVQRLMIALTIATPFFGYAMSSSFSQSDGVPFFFVSHIPEIIPKSDRLFEIFTALHMYSAYLLLACVLLHVSGAVLHRLQDKGGETDVLARML; encoded by the coding sequence ATGCTTCACAATAGAGAGCCGACCGCGATCCGATACCCGTCATCGATCCGGGTCCTGCACTGGACGCGTGCGGTCTTGATCCTGGGGCTTCTAGCGTGCGGCTGGTTCATGACGGGACGGGAGGAGGGGGATGCCGTCGCCGCTTTCCTTTATCCCAACCACAAGCAGTTTGGGGTCCTGGTCTGGCTGTTGGCGCTGGTTCATCTGACCCTTCGTTGGCGCATGCGCTCGACCTTGCCGCAGGAGCCCCACGGTCTGAAACCATGGGAGCGCTTCCTGTCCGCCACCGTGCAGCGCCTGATGATCGCCTTGACGATAGCAACGCCGTTCTTCGGCTATGCAATGTCGAGCAGCTTCTCACAGAGCGACGGGGTTCCGTTCTTCTTCGTCTCGCACATCCCCGAGATCATCCCGAAGAGCGACCGGCTGTTCGAGATATTCACCGCGCTTCATATGTACAGCGCCTATCTCCTCCTCGCGTGCGTCCTGCTGCATGTGTCGGGTGCCGTCTTGCACAGACTCCAGGACAAAGGCGGTGAGACCGACGTTCTCGCGCGCATGCTTTGA
- a CDS encoding ParB N-terminal domain-containing protein, with product MPCCLLDVFCLVATEDIDPDRASELERQIVREQRWTQPIAVHKRDFFVMDGHHRLTVAHRLGLDRIPAVLLDYGEVDVMAWRKGEIITPSDIIAMARSGRRFPAKTTRHIFDPPLPLCDIPLSDLRLVRNGHETSGTRPLVVRA from the coding sequence ATGCCTTGCTGTCTCTTGGATGTTTTCTGTCTTGTTGCAACCGAGGATATCGATCCTGACCGCGCGAGCGAACTCGAACGCCAGATCGTTCGCGAGCAACGATGGACGCAGCCGATCGCGGTTCATAAGCGTGACTTCTTCGTCATGGATGGCCATCACCGGCTGACGGTGGCGCATCGTCTAGGTCTCGATCGCATCCCGGCCGTTCTCCTCGATTATGGTGAGGTGGACGTCATGGCATGGCGGAAAGGCGAGATCATCACGCCAAGCGATATCATCGCGATGGCCCGCAGCGGGAGGCGTTTTCCCGCCAAGACCACACGGCACATCTTCGATCCCCCGCTTCCCCTCTGCGACATTCCTCTTTCGGACCTTCGTTTGGTCCGGAACGGACACGAAACGAGCGGCACGCGACCGCTCGTCGTCCGAGCCTGA
- a CDS encoding multidrug efflux RND transporter permease subunit, which yields MPQFFIERPVFAWVIAIFITLAGLAAIPQLPVSRFPSIAPPSVSIGASYTGASPQTVSDSVVAPIERELTAVKDLLYFESSADASGNASVTVTFKSGTDPELAQVDVQNRLKAVEPRLPEAVRRAGLSVESASSGFLMIVSLRSRDGSVDPLTLDDYLARTLAPELKRVAGVGRVQSFGSEAAMRVWVDPGRLLSYSTSIAEITQAIQTQNVQVAPGRLGEAPAVPGQAISVPLTLSGQLETPAEFAAIVLRSNPDGSKLTLGDVARIEVGAQTMGFSIRDGGKPATAAAIQLAPGANAVATSQSVRARLAELQPSMPEGVAYAVSYDTAPFVKLSIVQVAKTLAEAMVLVFLIMFLFLQNVRYTLIPTIVAPIALLGTFAAMWAIGYSVNVLTMFGMVLAIGIIVDDAIVVVESVERLMASEGLSPREATRRAMREITGAVVGITLVLVAVFLPMGLATGAVGAIYRQFTVSLAVSILFSAFLALTLTPALCATILKPVAPHHERRGVFAWFNGGFDRLTGRTSRWVGWLVKRGGRVMLVYGAIVGMLVFGYGALPTAFVPDEDQGTFMTSFTLPADATAERTQKLVKQFDAHAASRPDIENNLSILGFGFTGSGPNTAMAFTTLRDFDKRTGSTDGEVEAATQAMRDATEGEVLVMKPPAIEELGTTSGFSLRLVDRAARDAAALRTAADTLIDLAGRSRALRDVRVDGLPGGPTVKLRVDRDKAGALGLSFSTISDALGAAMGSTYVNDFPRAGRLQQVIVQARAEDRMQVEDVLKLHVRNDRGGMVPLAEVVTPEWSVGPLQLNRTNGYPSLSISGDAAPGVSSGSAMDEMERLAAELPSGFAVEWMGQSFQERQSASQAPILVALSFAVVFLVLAALYESWAIPVSVMLVVPLGILGAVAAVHLRGLENDVFFKVGLVTLIGLSAKNAVLIVEFARKLHAEGHSLAEAAREAARLRLRPIVMTSLAFALGIVPLVIAHGPSSETQNALGTGLLGGMISATVLAVLFVPVFFVLVMRLAQRKRAATPLVPETGNPA from the coding sequence ATGCCCCAGTTCTTCATCGAGCGGCCCGTCTTCGCCTGGGTCATCGCGATCTTCATCACACTGGCGGGGCTGGCCGCGATCCCGCAGCTTCCGGTGTCGCGCTTTCCCTCGATCGCCCCGCCCAGCGTCAGCATCGGCGCGTCCTACACGGGGGCCAGTCCGCAGACCGTCAGCGACAGCGTGGTCGCGCCGATCGAGCGCGAACTGACGGCGGTAAAGGACCTTCTCTACTTCGAGTCGTCCGCCGACGCCTCGGGCAATGCCAGCGTCACGGTCACCTTCAAGAGCGGCACCGACCCGGAGCTTGCGCAGGTCGACGTCCAGAACCGGCTGAAAGCCGTCGAGCCACGGCTGCCGGAGGCCGTGCGCCGCGCCGGTCTCTCCGTCGAGTCCGCCTCGTCGGGCTTCCTGATGATCGTCTCGCTGCGCTCGCGTGACGGCAGCGTCGATCCCTTGACGCTCGACGACTATCTCGCCCGCACCCTGGCGCCGGAGCTCAAGCGCGTGGCCGGCGTCGGCCGCGTCCAGTCCTTCGGCTCGGAAGCGGCGATGCGGGTCTGGGTGGACCCCGGCCGCCTCCTGTCCTACTCGACATCGATCGCCGAGATCACGCAGGCCATCCAGACGCAGAACGTGCAGGTCGCGCCCGGTCGTCTCGGCGAGGCTCCGGCGGTGCCCGGCCAGGCGATCAGCGTTCCGCTGACGCTGAGCGGCCAGTTGGAGACGCCGGCGGAGTTCGCCGCCATCGTCCTGCGTTCCAATCCGGACGGCTCGAAGCTGACATTGGGCGACGTCGCGCGGATCGAAGTCGGCGCTCAGACGATGGGATTCTCGATCCGCGACGGCGGAAAGCCCGCAACGGCCGCAGCTATCCAGCTTGCGCCCGGCGCCAATGCCGTAGCGACATCCCAAAGCGTGCGCGCGCGCCTCGCCGAGCTTCAGCCCTCCATGCCCGAGGGTGTCGCCTATGCCGTCTCCTACGACACCGCGCCCTTCGTGAAGCTCTCGATCGTCCAGGTCGCCAAGACGCTCGCCGAGGCCATGGTGCTGGTGTTCCTGATCATGTTCCTGTTCCTGCAGAACGTCCGCTACACGCTGATCCCGACGATCGTCGCGCCGATCGCGCTTCTCGGCACGTTCGCGGCGATGTGGGCGATCGGCTACTCCGTCAACGTCCTGACGATGTTCGGCATGGTGCTCGCCATCGGCATCATCGTGGACGACGCGATCGTCGTGGTGGAGAGCGTCGAGCGTCTGATGGCGAGCGAAGGGCTGTCGCCGCGCGAGGCGACGCGCCGCGCCATGCGCGAGATCACGGGAGCGGTGGTCGGCATCACTCTGGTGCTGGTGGCCGTGTTCCTGCCGATGGGCCTTGCCACCGGCGCGGTCGGGGCGATTTATCGCCAATTCACGGTCTCGCTCGCGGTCTCCATCCTCTTCTCGGCCTTTCTGGCCCTCACGTTGACGCCCGCCTTGTGCGCCACCATCCTGAAGCCGGTCGCGCCCCATCACGAGCGCCGAGGCGTCTTCGCCTGGTTCAACGGCGGCTTCGACCGCCTGACCGGCCGCACCAGCCGCTGGGTCGGCTGGCTCGTCAAGCGCGGCGGGCGCGTCATGCTGGTCTACGGCGCGATCGTCGGGATGCTGGTGTTCGGATACGGCGCACTGCCGACCGCCTTCGTACCGGACGAGGACCAGGGCACGTTCATGACTTCCTTCACTCTCCCGGCGGACGCGACGGCCGAACGCACGCAAAAGCTGGTGAAGCAGTTCGACGCCCATGCCGCCTCGCGCCCCGACATCGAGAACAACCTCTCGATCCTCGGCTTCGGTTTCACGGGCTCGGGACCCAATACGGCCATGGCCTTCACCACGCTTCGCGATTTCGACAAGCGCACCGGGAGCACCGACGGCGAAGTCGAGGCTGCAACGCAGGCGATGCGCGATGCGACGGAGGGCGAGGTCCTCGTCATGAAGCCGCCCGCCATCGAGGAACTCGGCACGACCTCGGGCTTCTCGCTGCGGCTCGTGGACCGGGCGGCCCGCGATGCGGCGGCGCTTCGCACGGCGGCCGACACGCTGATCGACCTTGCCGGGCGAAGCCGCGCCTTGCGCGACGTGCGCGTCGACGGCCTGCCCGGCGGCCCCACCGTGAAACTGCGTGTCGACCGCGACAAGGCCGGTGCTCTCGGGCTTTCCTTTTCCACCATCAGCGACGCGCTCGGCGCGGCCATGGGCTCGACCTACGTCAACGACTTCCCGCGCGCCGGACGGCTCCAGCAGGTCATCGTCCAGGCGCGGGCGGAAGACCGGATGCAGGTGGAGGATGTCCTGAAGCTCCACGTGCGCAACGACCGGGGCGGGATGGTCCCCCTCGCCGAGGTGGTGACACCGGAATGGTCGGTCGGGCCTCTTCAGCTCAATCGCACCAACGGCTACCCCTCGCTGAGCATTTCGGGCGATGCCGCCCCGGGCGTGTCGAGCGGCAGCGCCATGGACGAGATGGAGCGGCTCGCGGCAGAGCTTCCGTCCGGCTTCGCCGTGGAATGGATGGGCCAGTCCTTCCAGGAGCGCCAGTCCGCCTCGCAGGCGCCGATCCTCGTCGCGCTGTCGTTCGCCGTCGTTTTCCTGGTGCTGGCGGCGCTCTACGAGAGCTGGGCGATTCCGGTCTCGGTGATGCTGGTCGTGCCGCTCGGCATCCTGGGCGCCGTCGCGGCCGTGCATCTGCGCGGGCTGGAGAACGACGTGTTCTTCAAGGTCGGGCTCGTCACGCTGATCGGCCTGTCGGCCAAGAACGCGGTGCTCATCGTGGAGTTCGCACGCAAGCTGCACGCGGAGGGGCATAGTCTTGCCGAGGCGGCGCGGGAGGCGGCCCGCCTGCGCCTGCGGCCGATCGTGATGACCTCGCTCGCCTTCGCGCTCGGCATCGTGCCGCTGGTGATCGCCCACGGCCCGAGTTCGGAAACGCAGAACGCGCTCGGCACCGGCCTCCTCGGCGGCATGATCTCGGCCACCGTCCTTGCCGTTCTCTTCGTGCCGGTCTTTTTCGTGCTCGTCATGCGGCTCGCCCAGCGCAAGCGGGCGGCAACGCCCCTCGTTCCCGAGACTGGAAACCCGGCATGA
- a CDS encoding Y4yA family PLP-dependent enzyme produces MTPVLQAREAPWAKAARQDTALLDAIAHAVAGPFHLIYPERFAENLGAFQSVLRDHGVRGSVYFGKKANKAGAWLREVARLGGSVDVASVPELVHCLANGIRGEDSGVTGAAKSDDLLWLAARHGCTLAIDALDELDRATAIAGGDPPLRILLRVLPPNNPDSRFGLSERDLEAALTRCADCRDRIEMRGFSFHLDGYAVAPRAELAAALVDRCLDARERGFPASAISIGGGFACAYLEEGDWRSFQESLDPSQFHAGKRFDRFYPYFQAPTGAAMLEAILQSPAGAASLAARLSAAGIDLYLEPGRALLDGAGMSVFPVQGFKRNDAHGIVTVAGLSMSLSEQWKGSEYLPTPILVQRGPAREQTPVQAAVGGSSCMEYDVLTWRKVLFPAVPRHGDLLVYPNTAGYQMDKNESEFHQLPLPPKIVLTEQDGRFLWRTDER; encoded by the coding sequence CTGACCCCCGTTCTTCAGGCGCGCGAAGCTCCTTGGGCGAAAGCCGCGCGCCAGGACACAGCCCTGCTCGATGCCATCGCCCACGCCGTCGCCGGGCCGTTCCATCTGATCTATCCCGAGCGGTTCGCGGAAAATCTCGGTGCCTTCCAAAGCGTGCTGCGCGACCATGGCGTCCGGGGCAGCGTTTACTTCGGCAAGAAGGCCAACAAGGCCGGCGCCTGGCTTCGCGAGGTCGCGCGCCTTGGTGGTTCGGTCGATGTCGCGAGCGTGCCGGAACTCGTCCACTGTCTCGCCAACGGCATCCGGGGCGAGGACAGCGGCGTGACCGGAGCGGCCAAGAGCGACGATCTTCTCTGGCTCGCGGCGCGCCATGGCTGCACCCTCGCCATCGACGCGCTGGACGAGCTCGATCGGGCCACGGCCATCGCTGGAGGCGATCCGCCGCTGCGCATCCTGCTGCGCGTGCTTCCACCGAACAATCCCGACAGCCGGTTCGGCCTTAGCGAACGCGATCTTGAAGCGGCGCTGACGCGCTGTGCCGACTGCCGGGACAGGATCGAGATGCGCGGCTTCTCCTTCCATCTCGACGGCTATGCGGTCGCGCCCCGCGCAGAGCTCGCCGCCGCGCTGGTGGACCGGTGCCTCGACGCCCGCGAGCGCGGCTTTCCGGCCTCGGCGATCTCGATCGGGGGCGGCTTCGCCTGCGCCTATCTCGAAGAGGGCGACTGGCGCTCGTTCCAAGAGTCGCTCGATCCCTCGCAGTTTCACGCCGGCAAGCGCTTCGATCGCTTCTACCCTTACTTTCAGGCGCCGACCGGCGCGGCCATGCTGGAGGCGATCCTGCAAAGCCCGGCCGGGGCCGCGTCCCTGGCGGCCCGGCTTTCGGCGGCGGGGATCGACCTTTATCTCGAGCCCGGCCGGGCGCTTCTGGACGGCGCCGGCATGAGCGTCTTTCCCGTGCAGGGCTTCAAGCGCAACGACGCGCACGGAATCGTCACCGTCGCCGGCCTCAGCATGAGCCTGTCCGAGCAATGGAAGGGCAGCGAATACCTACCGACGCCGATCCTCGTGCAGCGCGGCCCGGCGCGGGAGCAGACGCCGGTCCAGGCGGCCGTCGGCGGATCGAGCTGCATGGAATACGACGTCCTGACTTGGCGAAAAGTCCTTTTTCCCGCCGTGCCCCGCCATGGCGACCTTCTCGTCTATCCCAACACAGCCGGCTATCAGATGGACAAGAACGAGAGCGAATTCCACCAACTCCCCCTGCCGCCCAAGATCGTCCTGACGGAGCAGGACGGGCGCTTTCTCTGGAGGACGGACGAGCGATGA
- a CDS encoding response regulator, which yields MSALVLIAEDDDEIAAILDAYLVREGFRTVKARDGRTALDLHLSLKPDLLLLDVTMPRLDGWEVLAELRRRGTTPAIMITALDQDIDRLQGLRIGADDYVVKPFNPIEVVARAKAVLRRSGLAGSGGVLRVGKLSIDLDAYRASLDDAAIQLTLTEFRILAHMARSPTKVFTRGELVDACLPGSDALDRTVDSHLSKLRRKLEQAGAVGFLPGVRGVGYRLLD from the coding sequence ATGTCAGCCCTTGTTCTGATCGCCGAAGACGACGACGAGATCGCCGCGATCCTCGACGCCTATCTCGTGCGCGAGGGTTTTCGCACGGTGAAGGCGCGCGACGGACGCACCGCGCTCGACCTTCATCTCTCTCTGAAGCCCGATCTTCTGCTGCTCGACGTCACCATGCCGCGCCTCGACGGCTGGGAGGTTCTGGCCGAGCTGCGCCGACGAGGCACGACGCCTGCGATCATGATCACCGCGCTGGACCAGGACATCGATCGGTTGCAGGGCCTGCGCATCGGCGCGGACGATTACGTGGTGAAGCCCTTCAACCCGATCGAGGTGGTGGCGCGGGCCAAGGCCGTGCTGCGTCGCTCGGGGCTGGCCGGTTCGGGCGGCGTCCTGCGCGTGGGCAAGCTTTCGATCGACCTCGATGCCTACCGCGCCAGTCTCGACGATGCGGCCATCCAGTTGACGCTGACCGAGTTTCGCATTCTCGCGCACATGGCCCGCAGCCCCACCAAGGTCTTCACGAGGGGCGAGCTGGTGGACGCCTGCCTGCCGGGCTCGGACGCGCTCGACCGCACCGTGGACAGCCATCTCTCCAAGCTGCGCCGAAAGCTCGAGCAGGCCGGCGCGGTCGGCTTCCTGCCGGGCGTGCGCGGCGTCGGCTACCGGCTTCTGGACTAA
- a CDS encoding ATP-binding protein, with amino-acid sequence MRLPAGLSRQILLAMSAITVVASLVVFFGTYLAYIVIMVFYPRLDTGDEWLTVTDLAILSAAILIALPIAAVIALRLARRILQPLETVVQGARRIAGGDLTARAEAGDRSLGETASLVDDFNIMAQRLEDMAADMAVWNATIAHELRTPLTILKGRLQGIIDGIFEPDERSLRGLVLQVDNLARLVEDLRTVTLADSGHLDLRIEPVRLAGGVAEMAELLAPDLKAEGLELRLELTDICVQADAARIRQALLALVTNARRHAVRGAITLSLRASEDEAILGVADEGPGLPAEMATRVFEPFVRGDPVRSRELGGNGLGLSVVRAIVEAHGGRLRYRPSPAGGALFEMALPLGNAPRPPRRPGISFPLADP; translated from the coding sequence ATGAGGCTACCCGCCGGATTGAGCCGCCAGATCCTCCTCGCCATGTCCGCCATCACCGTGGTGGCGAGCCTCGTCGTCTTCTTCGGCACCTATCTCGCCTACATCGTGATCATGGTTTTCTATCCCCGGTTGGACACGGGCGACGAGTGGCTGACGGTCACCGATCTCGCGATCCTTTCGGCCGCCATCCTCATTGCGCTGCCGATCGCGGCCGTGATCGCCCTTCGGCTGGCGCGTCGTATCCTTCAGCCCCTCGAAACGGTCGTCCAAGGCGCGCGCCGGATCGCCGGCGGCGACCTGACGGCGAGAGCCGAAGCGGGCGATCGCTCGCTGGGCGAGACGGCCAGCCTCGTCGACGACTTCAACATCATGGCGCAGCGCCTGGAAGACATGGCGGCCGACATGGCGGTGTGGAATGCCACGATCGCCCATGAGCTTCGCACGCCGCTCACCATCCTGAAAGGTCGGCTCCAGGGCATCATCGACGGCATCTTCGAGCCCGACGAGCGCTCCCTGCGTGGCCTCGTCCTGCAGGTCGATAATCTGGCGCGGTTGGTGGAGGACCTTCGAACGGTGACACTGGCCGACAGCGGCCATCTCGATCTGCGCATCGAGCCCGTGCGTCTGGCGGGCGGCGTCGCGGAGATGGCCGAGCTCCTGGCGCCCGATCTCAAGGCCGAGGGCCTCGAGCTACGGCTGGAGCTGACCGACATCTGCGTTCAGGCCGACGCAGCGCGCATCCGCCAAGCGCTCCTCGCCCTCGTCACCAACGCACGCCGTCATGCCGTGCGGGGTGCGATCACCCTCTCGCTGAGGGCATCGGAAGACGAGGCCATCCTGGGTGTCGCCGACGAAGGTCCGGGGCTGCCGGCAGAAATGGCGACGCGTGTCTTCGAACCCTTCGTGCGCGGCGACCCGGTCCGCTCCCGAGAGCTCGGGGGAAACGGCCTGGGCCTGTCGGTCGTGCGCGCCATCGTCGAGGCGCACGGCGGACGTTTGCGATATCGACCATCGCCGGCGGGAGGGGCCTTGTTCGAGATGGCCTTGCCGTTGGGCAACGCGCCTCGACCGCCCCGGCGGCCCGGCATCTCGTTCCCGCTCGCCGATCCTTGA
- a CDS encoding ornithine cyclodeaminase, whose translation MSSAYLHTPAVHVIARSELSDIDIPPAEVIALVEDAYRSFAEGASRCPTKIMMPLPEPERDAVSYTMLGYDGAIEQVGFKTSYRQGSESAEKYYTTISLYDDTTGLPSVFMDCHRVGASRTPATTAIIAKHCAREGARSALMIGTGAQGLNTLPYLLTALPQLETLRLFGTHPDGIAASHETLARYFPDRRIEMVDDVPDAVGRSDIVVVASGRAAHPKVRTSWLPPGGLLVSVASKGLEAGALHEADYAIATSEGQLGVTGKRLAGPDGIARIDAELPDIVAGRKPGRRSAEDRVFAFSSGMIITDIPVAHALATRAISAGRGRRIELWT comes from the coding sequence ATGTCCAGCGCCTACCTGCACACGCCCGCCGTTCATGTGATCGCGCGAAGCGAATTGTCCGACATCGATATTCCGCCGGCCGAGGTCATCGCCCTTGTCGAGGACGCCTATCGATCCTTCGCCGAAGGCGCGTCCCGCTGCCCGACGAAGATTATGATGCCGCTGCCCGAGCCCGAGCGCGACGCCGTGTCCTACACGATGCTCGGCTATGACGGTGCGATCGAGCAGGTCGGGTTCAAGACCTCCTATCGGCAGGGAAGCGAAAGCGCCGAGAAATACTACACGACGATCAGCCTCTACGACGACACGACCGGGCTGCCGTCCGTTTTCATGGATTGCCACCGTGTCGGCGCCTCGCGCACGCCCGCGACGACGGCCATCATCGCGAAACATTGCGCGCGGGAAGGCGCCCGCTCGGCCCTGATGATCGGCACCGGCGCGCAAGGGTTGAACACGCTTCCCTATCTCCTCACCGCGCTTCCCCAGCTCGAAACGCTGCGGCTGTTCGGAACGCATCCCGACGGGATCGCCGCCAGCCACGAGACCCTGGCGCGCTATTTTCCCGATCGGCGGATCGAGATGGTGGACGATGTTCCCGATGCGGTCGGGCGATCCGACATCGTGGTGGTCGCATCGGGCCGCGCGGCGCATCCCAAGGTCAGAACGAGCTGGCTCCCGCCCGGCGGGCTTCTCGTCTCGGTCGCAAGCAAGGGGCTGGAGGCCGGCGCGCTGCATGAGGCCGACTACGCGATCGCGACCAGCGAAGGGCAGTTGGGCGTCACGGGCAAGCGCCTCGCCGGCCCGGACGGCATCGCCCGGATCGACGCCGAGCTGCCCGACATCGTCGCAGGCCGCAAGCCGGGTCGCCGGTCGGCGGAAGATCGCGTCTTCGCCTTTTCCAGCGGCATGATCATCACCGACATTCCCGTCGCCCACGCCCTGGCGACCCGCGCCATTTCGGCGGGGCGCGGCCGGAGGATCGAACTGTGGACCTGA
- a CDS encoding DDE-type integrase/transposase/recombinase translates to MSAAVIGRHFAPDVIPICMCWWCWFSRTGPPRSMLSQTAGAAVGRSMKVRCEWMVLDGAIGESGETLYPHRLRTRTTKAAKRFLTKALSRSPHERPSVISTHNNTHPNEAIACLRRKGQLAPNCRQRRVTVLNNRLGSDHGELTQRIRAVRGFQSQKTTHNATSGFETIRIVLKASFA, encoded by the coding sequence ATGAGCGCAGCCGTCATAGGTCGGCACTTTGCGCCCGACGTGATCCCGATTTGCATGTGCTGGTGGTGCTGGTTCTCCCGAACTGGACCGCCGCGTTCGATGCTGTCGCAAACCGCTGGAGCGGCAGTCGGTAGGTCGATGAAGGTGCGTTGCGAATGGATGGTTCTCGACGGCGCGATCGGTGAGAGCGGCGAAACGCTGTACCCTCACCGCTTGCGAACGCGCACGACGAAGGCTGCCAAGCGTTTCCTGACCAAGGCGTTGAGCCGATCACCGCACGAAAGACCTTCGGTGATTTCGACGCACAACAACACACATCCCAATGAGGCCATCGCCTGCCTGCGAAGGAAAGGACAGCTCGCTCCCAACTGCCGACAGAGGCGGGTGACAGTCCTGAACAACCGGCTCGGGTCGGATCATGGCGAGCTGACGCAGCGAATCCGTGCTGTGCGTGGGTTTCAGTCGCAAAAGACCACGCATAACGCCACAAGCGGCTTCGAGACGATACGGATTGTCCTTAAAGCCAGTTTCGCTTGA
- a CDS encoding efflux RND transporter periplasmic adaptor subunit, which translates to MTRPPRFSTLTLLLAAAAGLAACTEARTDPVPGEVWTQPPRVAVVTVRPHRVVVVDELPGRVSALRTAEIRPQVGGLIQTVLFAEGSEVAADQPLFQIDPAPLAADVEAASAVLARAEADLLNAGLKFDRIQALSDVRTASAAALGDATAALAQAKASVAEAKANLTRRKLELAHATVRSPIPGRIGQAFVTEGGLASVGAASALAVVQQLDRVYLDLRQSATRREAIEDLMASGGSEGAGTLPVAILTIAGRPYEFFGKALYSESTTDPGTGSIALRVEVPNPHRQLLPGMYLRARVPSAVYPQALSVPQQAVGRDGAGRPHLTILNADKTAARRDVELGPLVERQYVILSGLSAGETVLVEGQDRAEPGRKLDAVPYRPAASPASES; encoded by the coding sequence ATGACGCGCCCGCCCCGCTTCTCGACCTTGACCCTTCTTCTTGCGGCCGCAGCCGGCCTCGCGGCGTGCACCGAGGCGCGAACCGACCCGGTTCCGGGCGAGGTCTGGACGCAGCCGCCGCGCGTCGCGGTGGTGACGGTCCGGCCGCATCGGGTCGTGGTGGTGGACGAGTTGCCGGGGCGGGTCTCGGCCCTGCGCACCGCCGAAATCCGTCCGCAGGTCGGCGGGTTGATCCAGACGGTGCTTTTTGCGGAAGGGTCCGAGGTCGCGGCCGACCAGCCCTTGTTCCAGATCGACCCCGCCCCGCTCGCAGCCGACGTGGAGGCTGCTTCGGCCGTTCTGGCCCGGGCCGAGGCCGATCTTCTCAACGCCGGCCTCAAGTTCGACCGCATCCAGGCTTTGTCGGACGTTCGGACCGCCAGCGCCGCCGCGCTCGGCGATGCCACGGCCGCGCTCGCTCAGGCCAAGGCCAGCGTCGCGGAGGCGAAAGCCAATCTGACGCGTCGCAAGCTGGAACTCGCGCACGCCACCGTGCGCAGCCCTATCCCCGGACGCATCGGCCAGGCCTTCGTCACGGAGGGCGGCCTGGCCTCGGTCGGCGCGGCGTCGGCGCTCGCCGTCGTCCAGCAACTCGACCGCGTGTATCTCGACCTGCGCCAGTCCGCCACGCGCCGCGAGGCTATCGAGGATCTGATGGCGAGCGGCGGGAGCGAGGGGGCCGGAACGCTGCCGGTTGCCATCCTGACGATCGCGGGCCGACCCTACGAGTTCTTCGGCAAGGCGCTCTATTCCGAAAGCACAACCGATCCCGGCACGGGCAGCATCGCGCTGCGTGTCGAGGTGCCCAATCCGCACCGCCAGCTCCTGCCGGGCATGTATCTGCGTGCCCGCGTGCCGAGCGCGGTCTATCCCCAAGCCTTGAGCGTGCCGCAGCAGGCGGTCGGCCGCGACGGCGCGGGTCGCCCGCACCTCACCATCTTGAACGCGGACAAGACCGCCGCGCGTCGCGACGTCGAGTTGGGCCCTCTGGTCGAGCGCCAATACGTGATCCTGTCCGGCCTGTCCGCCGGCGAGACCGTCCTCGTGGAAGGGCAGGACCGCGCCGAGCCTGGGCGCAAGCTCGACGCCGTGCCCTACCGTCCCGCCGCAAGTCCCGCGAGCGAAAGCTGA